A genome region from Triticum aestivum cultivar Chinese Spring chromosome 2B, IWGSC CS RefSeq v2.1, whole genome shotgun sequence includes the following:
- the LOC123042584 gene encoding uncharacterized protein, whose protein sequence is MASSSSSARSSRVATCLVLLLLVVSLREASAARPLRPAGDVSSEVKEKDQAVVDKYTPLLLAMLPRAPTPPSAPSGGTNEARN, encoded by the coding sequence ATGGCTTCCTCTTCTTCCAGCGCTCGAAGCAGCCGCGTGGCCACATGCCTCGTGCTGCTTCTCCTGGTCGTCAGCCTGCGAGaagcctccgccgcgcgcccgctCCGGCCGGCCGGCGACGTGTCCAGCGAGGTGAAGGAGAAGGACCAGGCGGTCGTCGACAAGTACACGCCGCTTCTGCTCGCCATGCTGCCGAGGGCCCCGACTCCGCCGTCCGCCCCGAGCGGCGGCACGAACGAGGCCAGGAACTGA